The following are from one region of the Nocardioides marmotae genome:
- a CDS encoding TSUP family transporter: MEDPTLTVLALLGLAALTAGFVDAVVGGGGLIQLPALLVGLPGASPVEILATNKLGSFCGTTVSSATYFRRVRPDPRTFLPLMGVALVGSFAGALVASQVPREAFEPIVLVVLVVVGAYVLLKPSLGAATALRFSGGRHLGLAMVVGVVIGFYDGALGPGTGSFFVFALVGLLGYGFLEASAKARLANWATNLGALLLFVPQGAVLWKTGLVIGACNLVGGYLGARTAVARGSRFVRVFFVLVVTAFVVRIGGEVLGLWS; this comes from the coding sequence GTGGAGGACCCGACGCTGACCGTGCTGGCCCTCCTCGGGCTGGCCGCACTGACCGCCGGCTTCGTCGACGCCGTCGTCGGGGGCGGGGGGCTGATCCAGCTCCCCGCCCTCCTCGTCGGGCTCCCGGGGGCCTCGCCGGTCGAGATCCTCGCGACCAACAAGCTCGGCTCGTTCTGCGGGACGACGGTCAGCTCGGCGACGTACTTCCGCCGCGTGCGGCCCGACCCGCGCACGTTCCTGCCGCTCATGGGCGTGGCGCTGGTCGGGTCCTTCGCCGGCGCGCTGGTCGCCTCGCAGGTGCCGCGCGAGGCGTTCGAGCCGATCGTGCTGGTGGTGCTCGTGGTGGTGGGCGCCTACGTCCTGCTCAAGCCCTCGCTCGGCGCCGCGACCGCGCTGCGCTTCAGCGGCGGTCGCCACCTCGGGCTGGCGATGGTGGTCGGCGTCGTCATCGGCTTCTACGACGGTGCGCTCGGCCCCGGCACGGGCAGCTTCTTCGTCTTCGCCCTGGTCGGGCTGCTCGGCTACGGCTTCCTCGAGGCCTCGGCCAAGGCGCGGCTGGCCAACTGGGCCACGAACCTCGGCGCGCTGCTGCTCTTCGTCCCGCAGGGCGCGGTGCTGTGGAAGACCGGCCTGGTCATCGGGGCGTGCAACCTCGTCGGCGGGTACCTCGGCGCGCGCACGGCCGTGGCCCGCGGCTCCCGCTTCGTGCGGGTCTTCTTCGTGCTGGTGGTCACCGCGTTCGTCGTGCGGATCGGCGGCGAGGTGCTCGGGTTGTGGTCGTGA